A genome region from Deltaproteobacteria bacterium includes the following:
- a CDS encoding zinc ABC transporter substrate-binding protein has translation MRRARAAALAAAACAFLWGTPVASAAPLRVLASFLPMYIFTANVAAGAPGVVVDLMLPAALGCPHDYALTPSDLRKIAAADLFVANGAGMEEFLGAPVRKANPRIRVVETAASIPLLRDSHGAGGGDGKHADANPHTWVSPKNAILQVRAIEKALSEAVPGDSARFRANADAYARRLEALSLEFEEASRTFRRRNIATFHNVFDYLARDYGLTIVGEVETAPGQEPSAGEIRKLVRTMRDRGVPALFTEPQYPGRIAEAISREAGVPLRVLDPVATGSTAPGYYEETMRRNLRTLREALSR, from the coding sequence GTGAGGCGGGCTCGCGCGGCCGCCCTGGCCGCCGCCGCGTGCGCGTTCCTCTGGGGGACGCCCGTGGCCTCCGCGGCGCCGCTCCGGGTCCTCGCCTCGTTCCTGCCGATGTACATTTTCACCGCGAACGTGGCCGCCGGCGCCCCCGGCGTGGTCGTCGACCTGATGCTTCCCGCCGCCCTCGGATGCCCGCACGACTACGCCCTCACACCGTCGGACCTGCGGAAGATCGCGGCGGCGGATCTCTTCGTCGCCAACGGGGCGGGCATGGAAGAGTTTCTCGGCGCGCCGGTCCGGAAGGCGAACCCCCGCATCCGGGTGGTCGAAACCGCGGCCTCCATCCCCTTGCTGCGCGACTCCCACGGCGCGGGCGGAGGAGACGGGAAGCACGCGGATGCGAACCCGCACACCTGGGTCAGCCCGAAGAACGCCATCCTCCAGGTCCGGGCGATCGAGAAGGCCCTCTCCGAGGCGGTCCCGGGCGACTCCGCGCGGTTCCGGGCCAACGCGGACGCCTACGCGCGCCGGCTCGAAGCGCTCTCCCTCGAGTTCGAGGAGGCGTCGCGCACGTTTCGAAGGAGGAACATCGCCACCTTCCACAACGTGTTCGACTACCTGGCGAGGGACTACGGACTGACGATCGTCGGCGAGGTCGAGACCGCCCCGGGCCAGGAGCCTTCCGCGGGGGAGATCCGGAAACTGGTCCGCACGATGCGCGACCGCGGAGTCCCCGCCCTCTTCACGGAGCCGCAATACCCGGGCCGGATCGCGGAGGCGATCTCCCGGGAGGCGGGGGTCCCCCTGCGGGTCCTCGACCCGGTCGCCACCGGCTCCACGGCGCCCGGCTATTACGAGGAAACCATGCGCCGGAACCTGCGGACGCTCCGGGAGGCGCTTTCCCGATGA
- a CDS encoding transcriptional repressor: MLRRLGRPVTRGREEILRILEESPLPLSPREIRARFPGPKPDAATVYRNLSLLSSIGLVRTVALHERSRRYEAADAANHRHRVVCRSCGRIEAFAARKCDLSGIEEEIRRRLGFTVAHHSLEFFGDCPKCRERGDAR, translated from the coding sequence ATGCTGCGCCGTTTGGGGCGCCCGGTGACCCGCGGCCGGGAGGAAATCCTGCGGATCCTCGAGGAGAGCCCGCTCCCCCTCTCGCCGCGGGAGATCCGCGCCCGCTTCCCCGGACCCAAGCCCGACGCCGCCACCGTGTACCGGAATCTTTCGCTTCTCTCCTCCATCGGGCTGGTCCGCACCGTGGCGCTGCACGAGCGGAGCCGCCGGTACGAGGCGGCGGACGCGGCGAACCACCGCCACCGGGTGGTGTGCCGCTCCTGCGGCCGGATCGAGGCGTTCGCCGCGCGGAAGTGCGACCTCTCCGGGATCGAGGAGGAGATCCGGCGCCGGCTCGGCTTCACGGTGGCCCATCACTCCCTCGAGTTCTTCGGGGATTGCCCGAAGTGCCGCGAGCGGGGAGACGCCCGGTGA
- a CDS encoding class I SAM-dependent methyltransferase, giving the protein MAFYTDISVVYDDLFPVSPEQRAMLESLREAGGVRSVVDCGCGTGAQLMSFATAGLSCLGFDPDPSLVAIARRKLATYPKTRIEQGAFADLRRITSFPSDLLLCLGNSLVHVPGEEAGRFLSAASAVLSPGGTLLLQTLNYQRLFRERATELPLIRSRDGSVEFHRRYQWESERKVLFRTSLRFPSAGEPRVIRNEIVLHPLYPEELREMLASAGFIELRFFGDFARADFHPGSEALVCLARKA; this is encoded by the coding sequence ATGGCATTCTACACCGACATAAGCGTGGTGTACGACGACCTGTTCCCGGTGTCGCCGGAACAGAGGGCCATGCTCGAATCGCTCCGGGAGGCCGGCGGGGTCCGGTCCGTCGTGGATTGCGGCTGCGGAACCGGGGCCCAGCTCATGTCGTTCGCGACCGCCGGGCTATCCTGCCTCGGGTTCGATCCCGACCCGTCCCTGGTCGCCATCGCGCGCCGCAAGCTCGCGACCTATCCGAAGACGCGGATCGAGCAGGGGGCGTTCGCCGACCTCCGACGGATCACCTCCTTCCCTTCGGACCTCCTTCTGTGCCTTGGGAATTCCCTGGTCCACGTGCCCGGGGAGGAGGCCGGCCGGTTCCTGTCCGCCGCCTCCGCCGTGCTTTCCCCGGGCGGCACCCTTCTGCTGCAGACGCTGAATTACCAGCGGCTCTTCCGCGAACGGGCGACGGAACTTCCCCTGATCCGCTCCAGGGACGGATCGGTGGAGTTCCACCGCCGGTACCAGTGGGAAAGCGAGCGGAAGGTGCTCTTCCGGACTTCCCTCCGGTTCCCTTCGGCCGGCGAGCCGCGCGTCATCCGCAACGAGATCGTCCTCCACCCTCTGTACCCGGAGGAGCTCCGGGAGATGCTGGCGTCGGCCGGCTTCATCGAGTTGCGCTTCTTCGGGGATTTCGCTCGGGCGGATTTCCACCCCGGGTCGGAGGCGCTCGTGTGCCTCGCGAGAAAAGCGTGA